A stretch of the Solanum dulcamara chromosome 6, daSolDulc1.2, whole genome shotgun sequence genome encodes the following:
- the LOC129893258 gene encoding CRS2-associated factor 2, mitochondrial, producing the protein MMKLFPWRRLTTQANGTLYSKTPSLSFFNFSPSLFHSQPELEDIFDPPFSSTLKPHKPKKNITEKLEKTASNEGCEKAHNFTVNSDLPFDFRYSYSETNPAVEPIGFREPPRFSPFGPGRLDRKWTGTSAPRLQPVDLEKVAEERRRILGEPLSEEETAELVEKYRHNDCSRQMNLGRGGVTHNMLEDIHNYWKRAEAIRIKCLGVPTLDMDNVCSHLEDKSGGRVMYRHINILLLYRGRNYDPKSRPTVPVMLWKPLAPIYPKLVKNVADGLTFEETKAMRNKGLNAPPLTKLSRNGVYVNVVNKVRAAFETEEVVRLDCIHVGTSDCKRIGVKLRDLVPCVPILFKDEQIILWRGKKDEQNSGS; encoded by the exons ATGATGAAGCTATTTCCATGGCGTCGTTTAACCACTCAAGCAAATGGTACCCTCTATTCCAAAACTCCCTCTTTAtcattcttcaatttttcccCTTCTCTATTCCATTCTCAACCTGAGCTAGAAGATATCTTCGACCCACCATTTTCCTCCACCTTAAAACCCCATAAACCCAAGAAAAATATAACAGAAAAGCTTGAAAAGACTGCATCTAATGAAGGTTGTGAAAAGGCCCACAACTTTACTGTCAATTCCGATTTACCCTTTGATTTTCGCTACTCTTACTCTGAGACCAACCCAGCGGTTGAGCCAATTGGTTTCCGTGAACCACCGCGGTTTTCTCCGTTTGGACCGGGACGTCTTGATAGAAAATGGACCGGGACTTCAGCTCCGCGTTTACAGCCGGTGGATTTGGAGAAAGTGGCTGAGGAACGGCGGCGGATCCTCGGAGAACCGCTCTCAGAGGAGGAAACGGCGGAGCTGGTGGAGAAGTATCGTCACAACGATTGCTCTCGTCAAATGAATTTGG GGCGGGGTGGAGTGACTCACAATATGCTGGAAGATATCCATAACTATTGGAAGAGGGCTGAAGCTATAAGGATTAAGTGCTTGGGGGTGCCAACTCTTGACATGGATAACGTATGCTCCCATCTCGAG GACAAATCAGGTGGAAGAGTTATGTATCGCCATATTAATATCTTACTCTTATATCGTGGTCGAAATTATGATCCCAAAAGTAGACCTACTGTTCCTGTGATGCTGTGGAAGCCTTTGGCTCCAATATATCCAAAGCTTGTGAAGAATGTTGCTGATGGCCTGACTTTTGAAGAAACGAAGGCAATGAGGAATAAAGGGCTCAATGCTCCTCCTTTAACGAAACTCA GCAGAAATGGGGTGTATGTGAATGTGGTGAACAAAGTCAGAGCGGCTTTTGAAACAGAAGAAGTTGTTAGATTAGATTGTATCCACGTGGGAACAAGTGACTGCAAAAGAATCGGTGTTAAATTACGG GATCTGGTACCATGTGTTCCTATCTTGTTCAAAGATGAGCAGATTATTCTCTGGAGAGGCAAAAAAGATGAACAGAACTCCGGCTCCTGA
- the LOC129892557 gene encoding protein FATTY ACID EXPORT 5-like — MHDFCFTIPYGLILVCGGVMGYASKGSTASLAGGVGTGFALIVAGYLSLQAFHKRKNSYFALILETACAATLTWVMGQRYMQTSKIMPAGVVAGISALMTGFYLYKIATRGNHFPPKTE; from the exons ATGCATGATTTCTGCTTTACGATCCCTTATGGGTTAATTCTGGTTTGTGGTGGTGTCATGGGATATGCCAGCAAAGGAAGCACAGCTTCACTTGCTGGAGGTGTTGGTACTGGATTTGCTTTGATCGTAGCTGGTTACTTGAGCCTGCAAGCATTCCACAAACGCAAAAATTCTTACTTTGCCTTGATTCTTGAAACTG CTTGTGCAGCCACGTTAACATGGGTTATGGGACAGCGGTACATgcaaacttcaaaaataatGCCGGCTGGCGTTGTTGCTGGTATCAG TGCACTCATGACTGGATTTTATCTGTACAAAATTGCCACAAGAGGAAACCATTTTCCACCCAAGACTGAGTAA
- the LOC129891363 gene encoding polyadenylate-binding protein RBP45, with protein sequence MMPQTGVAQPPMAPMSMDQYQQQAPPTQQQQQQWMMQPPQAQQPQFQPQAQLSWGQQPSQPMSQQYGATNPSPSSNVNINEVRSLWIGDLQYWMDENYLSTCFYHTGELVSAKVIRNKQSGQSEGYGFLEFRSHAAAETVLQTYNGTLMPNVEQNFRMNWASLGAGERRDDSPEYTIFVGDLAADVTDYVLQETFKPVYSSVKGAKVVTDRITGRTKGYGFVKFADESEQLRAMTEMNGVLCSSRPMRIGPAANKKPMGTPQKATYQNPQATQGESDPNNTTIFVGGLDPSVAEEHLRQVFSPYGELVHVKIVAGKRCGFVQFGSRASAEQALSSLNGTQLGGQSIRLSWGRSPSNKQSDQTQWGGSAGAGAGAYYGYAQGYEAYGYAPPAQDPNMYYGNYPGYGNYQQPQQ encoded by the exons ATGATGCCACAAACTGGAGTTGCTCAGCCACCAATGGCACCTATGTCAATGGATCAGTATCAGCAGCAAGCTCCGCCGActcagcaacaacaacagcaatgGATGATGCAACCTCCACAAGCACAACAACCGCAATTTCAACCTCAGGCTCAACTTTCTTGGGGTCAGCAGCCATCGCAACCTATGTCTCAACAGTACGGTGCGACTAATCCTAGCCCTAGCTCGAACGTTAATATAAATGAGGTTCGGTCTCTTTGGATTGGGGACTTGCAGTATTGGATGGATGAGAATTATCTTTCCACTTGTTTTTATCATACCGGCGag CTTGTTTCTGCTAAGGTCATCAGGAATAAGCAAAGTGGCCAGTCTGAAGGTTATGGATTCCTCGAGTTCAGGAGTCATGCAGCTGCAGAAACTGTTTTACAGACATATAATGGCACCTTGATGCCAAATGTGGAACAGAACTTCCGTATGAACTGGGCATCTCTTGGTGCCGGTGAGAGGCGAGATGATTCACCCGAGTATACAATATTTGTTGGTGATTTGGCTGCTGATGTGACAGATTATGTGCTACAAGAGACATTCAAACCCGTGTATTCATCAGTAAAAGGTGCAAAAGTTGTAACAGATAGAATTACTGGACGTACCAAGGGATATGGATTTGTCAAGTTCGCTGATGAGAGTGAACAATTGCGTGCTATGACCGAAATGAATGGTGTACTTTGTTCATCTAGGCCCATGAGGATTGGCCCGGCTGCAAACAAGAAACCAATGGGTACCCCCCAGAAAG CTACCTACCAAAATCCTCAAGCTACTCAAGGCGAAAGTGACCCCAATAATACAACA ATATTTGTTGGTGGTTTGGATCCCAGTGTTGCAGAAGAACATTTGCGACAAGTTTTCTCCCCATACGGTGAATTGGTTCACGTGAAGATAGTGGCAGGAAAGCGCTGTGGTTTTGTTCAGTTTGGTAGTAG AGCTTCTGCTGAGCAGGCTTTATCAAGCTTGAATGGCACACAATTGGGAGGACAAAGCATTCGGCTTTCTTGGGGGCGTAGCCCCTCTAACAAACAG TCCGACCAGACTCAATGGGGTGGTAGTGCTGGTGCTGGTGCTGGTGCATATTATGGGTATGCCCAAGGATATGAGGCTTATGGATATGCTCCTCCCGCTCAGGACCCTAATATGTATTATGGGAATTACCCTGGATATGGGAATTATCAGCAGCCACAACAG TGA
- the LOC129893244 gene encoding purple acid phosphatase 18-like — MKIILLLFLSLTAILFICATVRAGEEVDYVRPPPRKAFRLPWDPKPSSQPQQVHISLAGDKHIRVSWTTTDKSSPSIVEYGTSSGKYSGKAQGESTKYSYLLYRSGMIHHTVIGPLQDNTVYFYRCGGEDPEFQFKTPPSKFPVAFAVAGDLGQTGWTKSTLDHIDQCKYDVHLLPGDLSYADYIQRRWDTFGQLVQPLASARPWMVTQGNHEKENIPFVVDEFISYNSRWKMPFEESGSTSNLYYSFDVAGVHTIMLGSYTDYDEYSDQYRWLKADLLKVDRKKTPWLVVLFHVPWYNSNEAHQCEADDMMTSMEPLLYAAGADIVFAGHVHAYERTKRVYNGKPDPCGAVHITIGDGGNKEGLARKYKLPQPEWSVFREASFGHGELAIINSTHASWSWHRNDDDEPVRSDQVSITSLIGSGCSSIGVVN; from the exons ATGAAGATAATACTACTACTGTTTCTCTCTTTGACGGCCATTTTGTTCATCTGCGCAACAGTCCGAGCTGGTGAAGAAGTAGATTATGTCCGACCTCCGCCACGTAAAGCCTTTCGTTTGCCCTGGGATCCAAAACCTTCCTCCCAACCTCAGCAG GTTCACATCTCATTAGCTGGAGACAAACACATAAGGGTATCATGGACCACAACTGATAAATCTTCTCCTTCAATTGTTGAATATGGAACATCCTCTGGAAAATACAGTGGTAAAGCTCAAGGAGAAAGTACCAAGTACAGTTACCTGTTATATCGTTCCGGGATGATACACCATACTGTGATTGGACCATTGCAAGACAACACAGTGTATTTCTACAGATGTGGTGGAGAAGATCCGGAGTTCCAGTTCAAAACTCCACCATCTAAGTTTCCAGTTGCTTTTGCCGTGGCAGGAGATTTAGGCCAAACTGGATGGACGAAGTCAACTTTAGACCATATAGACCAATGTAAATATGATGTTCACTTGCTCCCTGGTGACCTTTCTTATGCTGATTATATTCAACGTAGGTGGGACACATTTGGTCAACTGGTTCAGCCGTTGGCTAGTGCAAGGCCATGGATGGTGACTCAAGGGAATCATGAAAAAGAAAACATACCATTCGTTGTGGATGAATTTATATCTTACAACTCCAGATGGAAGATGCCATTTGAAGAGAGTGGATCTACTTCAAATCTATACTATTCATTTGATGTTGCTGGGGTTCATACAATCATGCTTGGTTCATATACCGACTATGATGAGTACTCTGATCAATATAGATGGCTAAAG GCTGATCTTCTAAAGGTTGATCGTAAAAAGACTCCTTGGTTGGTTGTGTTATTCCATGTGCCATGGTATAATAGTAATGAAGCCCATCAATGTGAAGCTGATGACATGATGACATCTATGGAGCCTCTGTTGTATGCAGCCGGTGCAGATATAGTCTTTGCTGGCCATGTTCATGCTTATGAGCGCACG AAACGAGTTTATAATGGTAAACCTGATCCTTGTGGTGCTGTGCACATAACCATTGGTGATGGAGGAAACAAAGAAGGTTTAGCACGCAA GTACAAGCTACCCCAACCAGAATGGTCTGTTTTCCGTGAAGCAAGCTTTGGCCATGGTGAACTTGCGATAATTAATTCAACTCATGCCTCTTGGAGTTGGCATagaaatgatgatgatgaaccaGTGAGGTCTGATCAGGTTTCAATTACCTCGTTGATCGGTTCAGGATGCAGCAGCATTGGAGTCGTGAACTAA
- the LOC129891787 gene encoding taxoid 14-beta-hydroxylase-like, whose product MNVIVTISLFLLPVFLLLVRRIRSSKRVPPGSLGLPIIGQSLGMLRAMRANKAEKWLEERVQKYGPISKLSLFGKPTVFIYGQAANKFVFTSDGSVLTNQQPQSLKMILGDRCLLKLNGEDHKRVRDALVLFLKPDSMKRYVGKMEEEVRIHLETYWKDEQIITTNLAYNLRNLQLTSA is encoded by the coding sequence ATGAACGTTATCGTAACTATTTCCCTATTTCTCCTCCCGGTATTCCTCCTCCTTGTTCGGAGGATAAGATCATCGAAGAGGGTTCCCCCAGGATCCCTTGGATTGCCAATCATCGGTCAAAGCCTTGGCATGCTAAGGGCAATGAGAGCCAACAAAGCAGAGAAATGGCTTGAAGAAAGAGTACAAAAATATGGTCCTATATCAAAGCTAAGCCTCTTTGGCAAACCCACTGTGTTTATTTATGGACAGGCTGCTAACAAGTTTGTATTTACAAGTGATGGCTCTGTCCTCACTAACCAGCAGCCACAATCACTCAAGATGATTCTGGGTGATCGTTGCCTTTTGAAACTCAATGGTGAAGATCATAAACGGGTTAGAGATGCCCTGGTATTGTTCTTGAAGCCAGATAGTATGAAGCGTTATGTTGGAAAGATGGAAGAAGAAGTCAGAATTCACCTTGAGACTTACTGGAAAGACGAGCAAATAATTACAACTAATCTTGCATACAATCTTAGAAATTTACAACTAACCTCTGCATAA
- the LOC129892556 gene encoding uncharacterized protein LOC129892556 — protein MLMYFKNRVVSFSGGNHFFARQNPLPVQVQKLPQTLEMVTESGHSKRPMCPSCSKPTRLCLCTRLKTPCLENSVAVTILQHSLEKNHPLNSTRIAFIGLQNLSIISVSDVNYEAEFVIRLLNSNLEMGSRNLDENSSRNIKDSNFDSNSAVSFTIEKYGAVCPSQNQDLSKLLCSHFSARGCHLLASRAAIDDTRKGFLVKKLQRKLLDGSSEFQELKEFEVSVPPGSVLLFPSENSIGTEEIDFEVKNLIVLDGTWAKAKRMYNENPWLKMLPHLRLDVEKLSLYSEVRRQPRAGYLSTIESIVYALKAVGEKDCEGLDHLLDVFESMVVDQRRCKDEGLRQRFSNCD, from the coding sequence ATGCTAATGTATTTCAAGAATCGGGTCGTTTCATTTTCTGGAGGTAACCATTTCTTTGCCCGACAGAACCCTCTACCTGTTCAAGTTCAAAAATTGCCTCAAACCCTAGAAATGGTGACTGAATCGGGTCATTCAAAGAGACCCATGTGCCCATCATGCTCTAAACCCACCCGTTTGTGTCTCTGCACTCGACTGAAAACCCCATGTCTTGAAAACTCTGTGGCTGTCACAATTCTTCAACACAGTCTAGAGAAAAATCACCCTCTAAATTCCACAAGAATTGCTTTTATTGGCCTGCAAAACCTGAGTATAATTTCAGTTTCTGATGTTAATTATGAAGCTGAATTTGTCATTCGTTTGCTcaactcaaatcttgaaatgGGTTCTCgaaatttggatgaaaatagTAGCAGAAACATTAAAGACTCTAACTTTGATAGTAATTCTGCTGTTTCTTTTACTATAGAGAAGTATGGTGCAGTTTGTCCTTCTCAGAATCAAGATTTGAGTAAGCTCTTGTGCTCCCACTTTAGTGCACGGGGCTGTCATTTATTAGCCTCGAGAGCAGCTATTGATGATACACGAAAAGGGTTTTTAGTAAAAAAGTTACAGAGGAAGTTATTGGATGGGAGCAGTGAatttcaagaattgaaggagtttgAAGTTTCAGTTCCTCCAGGGTCAGTGCTGTTATTCCCAAGTGAAAATTCTATTGGCACTGAGGAGATAGATTTTGAAGTGAAAAATTTGATTGTACTTGATGGGACATGGGCAAAAGCAAAAAGAATGTATAATGAGAATCCTTGGTTGAAGATGTTGCCACATTTGAGGTTGGATGTAGAGAAGCTAAGTTTGTATAGCGAAGTGAGGCGTCAACCTAGAGCTGGATATTTGTCCACCATTGAGAGTATTGTATATGCTTTGAAAGCTGTTGGAGAAAAAGATTGTGAAGGATTGGATCATCTGTTGGATGTGTTTGAGTCCATGGTTGTAGATCAGAGGAGATGCAAAGATGAGGGATTGAGGCAAAGATTCTCCAATTGTGACTAA